A single genomic interval of Oryza sativa Japonica Group chromosome 7, ASM3414082v1 harbors:
- the LOC4342190 gene encoding putative FBD-associated F-box protein At1g55030, with protein MACMDDVPLCILQCIMMFLLPDVGDVVRASAVSRRLREAWMGMEAYELDASTIPDHHLLDLDSTFAAIVDRVVFNHSGPGIKSMSLAHTRYDTDGDRRVTAWLDRLASREHHRLERLDVNIGAALHTPASLFRCETLVELRLVVHAAARGLRLDVDGAVHLPQLRRLCLEHAGFRSSTQFQNLIDGCPLLELLHLRFTAVARREDTVGIEIRSPSVRRVVLEGCGGYGMVPFEVSAPNVEELVLSGRNMVAVEKGGVRRLSARKVSLLMDDKLWWYNVFAPFHHFTAFLNVGTNMSRIMAGFHGVLELAISGWCIEYLSKIVDSMNLPDWGIEVLRVEGMWPNQGQAGVVLHLLRSSPCLRNLFITNELEHPREISIDENREQYPATPEFLFDAVPGRLTHLRRFFMFNFSGNRNEISIIKFVLGSSSISINPDQFGVTDYLGNDWSSTQLILASL; from the exons ATGGCGTGCATGGATGATGTTCCTCTATGCATCCTGCAGTGCATCATGATGTTCCTGCTGCCGGATGTGGGAGACGTGGTGCGCGCGTCAGCAGTGTCGAGGAGGTTGCGTGAGGCGTGGATGGGGATGGAGGCCTACGAGCTGGATGCATCCACCATCCCTGATCATCACCTCCTCGACCTCGACTCCACCTTTGCCGCCATCGTCGACCGCGTCGTCTTCAACCACTCCGGCCCCGGCATCAAGTCCATGTCGCTGGCGCACACGCGCTACGACACCGACGGCGACCGGAGGGTGACGGCCTGGCTGGACCGCCTGGCGTCCCGCGAGCACCACCGCCTGGAGAGGCTCGACGTCAACATTGGCGCCGCCCTGCACACGCCGGCGTCGCTGTTCCGGTGCGAGACGCTGGTGGAGCTGCGGCTGGTGGTGCACGCCGCCGCTCGTGGGTTGCGGCTGGACGTGGACGGCGCCGTCCATCTCCCGCAGCTGAGGCGGTTGTGCCTGGAGCACGCGGGGTTCCGCAGCTCGACCCAATTCCAGAACCTCATCGACGGGTGCCCGTTGCTGGAGTTGCTGCACCTGAGGTtcacggcggtggcgcggagggAGGACACGGTGGGCATCGAGATCCGCAGCCCGTCGGTCCGGCGGGTGGTGTTGGAAGGGTGCGGCGGGTACGGCATGGTGCCGTTCGAGGTGTCGGCGCCCAACGTGGAGGAGTTGGTGTTGTCCGGGCGGAACATGGTCGCCGTCGAGAAGGGCGGCGTGAGGAGGCTGTCGGCGCGGAAGGTGAGCCTGCTCATGGACGACAAGCTGTGGTGGTACAACGTCTTTGCACCCTTCCACCACTTCACGGCCTTCCTCAACGTCGGGACCAACATGAGTCGCATCATGGCTGGCTTCCATGGCGTCCTCGAGCTCGCCATCTCCGGCTGGTGCAtcgag TACCTGTCGAAGATCGTGGACAGCATGAATCTGCCGGATTGGGGAATAGAGGTTCTGAGAGTGGAGGGAATGTGGCCAAACCAAGGCCAAGCAGGCGTCGTCCTGCATCTCCTTCGCAGCTCGCCATGTCTCAGGAACCTTTTCATCACCAACGAG TTGGAGCATCCCAGGGAGATCTCGATCGATGAGAATCGGGAGCAGTATCCTGCAACGCCGGAGTTCCTGTTCGACGCCGTGCCCGGCCGGCTGACCCATCTGAGGCGCTTCTTCATGTTCAACTTCAGCGGCAACCGCAACGAGATCAGCATCATCAAGTTCGTCTTAGGAAGCTCATCCATTTCCATCAACCCGGACCAGTTCGGTGTCACTGATTACCTCGGCAACGACTGGAGTTCCACCCAGCTTATCCTAGCCTCGCTCTAG
- the LOC4342191 gene encoding classical arabinogalactan protein 9 yields the protein MAMRWCYVGKATKIFFTVLALLALIGVVLAFRALLHRAKSRASSSSSACAAADECQPILPDTVPQPSMPSTAATTPPPPHQYPSFPPPDAAMPMPMPQPPPPLQPPPPAIAQPPPAFASPPPPDALVPPPPPPAAPALVTPPPALPSAPPPAPEAPSPTAS from the coding sequence atggcgatgcggTGGTGCTATGTCGGCAAGGCCACCAAGATCTTCTTCACCGTCCTGGCCCTCCTCGCCCTCATCGGTGTCGTCCTCGCCTTCCGCGccctcctccaccgcgccaAGTCGCGcgccagctcctcctcctccgcctgcgccgccgccgacgagtgCCAGCCCATCCTGCCCGACACCGTCCCGCAGCCCTCCATGCCGTCAACAGCCGCCAccactcctccgccgccgcaccaaTATCCCTCCTTCCCCCCACCGGACGCCGCCATGCCCATGCCCATGCCGCAGCCCCCACCCCCTCTGCAGCCACCACCTCCAGCGATTGCGCAGCCCCCTCCCGCATTCGCCTCACCGCCTCCTCCCGACGCTCTCgtgcccccgccgcctcctcccgctgcGCCTGCGCTGGTGACGCCACCGCCGGCGTTACCGTCAGCTCCTCCGCCCGCACCGGAGGCGCCAAGCCCAACGGCCTCCTGA